CGCCTGGACCTGGCTGGCCGCGCGCCACCCCAAGCAACACCGCTACATCTTCGGCCACTCGCTGGGCGGCGCCATCGGCATCGACCTGGCGGCGCATGTGAACGACGAGAGCGGCACCATCGTGGAGAGCACCTTCAGCTCCATCGCCGACGTGGTCAGCAGCTTCAAGTGGGGCTGGCTGCCGCTGGGACCCTTCATCACGCAGCGCTTCGAGGCCATCAACACCGTCAAGGACATCGGCGCGCCGCTGCTGGTGGTGCATGGCACGGCCGACAGCCTGATCAACCCCACGCTGGGCCGCAAGCTCTATGACGCGGCCACCGTGCCCAAGCAGTTCGTGCTGGTGGAAGGCGGCTCGCACCACAACACCAACTCGGTCGGCGAGGCGCAGTACCGCGCGGCGCTGACGCAGTTGTTCCGCATGAAGCCCGACAGCATGGTGGCGCGCAACCAGCCGAAGCTGTCGCCGCCCGCGCTGGCACTGCCGCTGCCGCCTACGGTGGCGCCGCAGGACGTCCGCGGCGAGGCGCGCGCGAGCAGCGTGCCCGCGGCGATCTAGGTTCGCCAGTCCGTGCCCGAGGGCGCGGACCTTCACCACCGCTGGGCGATCGGCCCGGTCGGCCTCAAGCCAGATTGAAAGGCAACTGCCGCAAAGGCTTGCCCGTCAGCTGCGCGATGGCATTGGCGAACGCGGGCGCCAGCGGCGGCAGCCCCGGCTCCCCCATCCCCTTGGGCGCATCGGCGCTGGGCACGATGTGGATGTCGAACTCCGGCACCTGGGTGATGCGGGCCACGGTGAAATCGCCGAAGTTGCCCTGCTGCACGACACCATCCTTCAACGTGATCGCGCTGCCGGAAAGGCAGGTCGACAGCCCCATCACCG
This region of Variovorax sp. RKNM96 genomic DNA includes:
- a CDS encoding alpha/beta fold hydrolase, which gives rise to MMKRWTLLASVLSLCALLAAGCSTFDEQQREWIFQPSDRSWGNTATMTQGMEDVWIDFQSSITGEPARLHGLWLGGAPETTETPVLLYLHGARYNVAGSAPRIQRMHELGFSVLAIDYRGFGKSSKGLPSEESAREDARAAWTWLAARHPKQHRYIFGHSLGGAIGIDLAAHVNDESGTIVESTFSSIADVVSSFKWGWLPLGPFITQRFEAINTVKDIGAPLLVVHGTADSLINPTLGRKLYDAATVPKQFVLVEGGSHHNTNSVGEAQYRAALTQLFRMKPDSMVARNQPKLSPPALALPLPPTVAPQDVRGEARASSVPAAI